The Streptomyces sp. Alt3 genome has a segment encoding these proteins:
- a CDS encoding aldose epimerase family protein has protein sequence MSRVAKNARLTAGDVELTVDPVHGCRISSLRIGGTELLRQGERYGCFPMVPWCGRTENGQFRNGGAVHRMPLNSPPHAIHGTGRDTSWKQARQGDSEAAFFYDLADPWPYEGRVTQTFELTEESLTLSLGIETYGDSFPAQAGWHPWFLRNLGGQDVRMAFDAEWQEERGDNHLPTGRRIDPLPGPWDDCFGMPAGVDVKLTWPEQLELTVRSRDEWVVIYDEQAEAVCVEPQSGPPNGLNTAPRLVTPIEPLEITTTWSWARL, from the coding sequence GTGAGCAGAGTTGCGAAGAACGCCCGGCTGACCGCCGGCGACGTCGAATTGACCGTTGACCCCGTGCACGGCTGCCGCATCAGCAGCCTGCGGATCGGGGGGACCGAACTGCTGCGCCAGGGCGAGCGGTACGGCTGCTTCCCCATGGTGCCGTGGTGCGGCCGTACCGAGAACGGCCAGTTCCGCAATGGCGGCGCGGTGCACCGGATGCCGCTGAACTCCCCGCCGCACGCCATCCACGGCACCGGCCGCGACACCTCCTGGAAGCAGGCCCGGCAGGGCGATTCGGAGGCGGCCTTCTTCTACGACCTGGCCGACCCGTGGCCGTACGAGGGCCGGGTGACACAGACCTTCGAGCTGACCGAGGAGTCGCTGACCCTGAGTCTCGGCATCGAGACCTACGGCGATTCCTTCCCCGCGCAGGCCGGGTGGCACCCCTGGTTCCTCCGCAACCTCGGCGGCCAGGACGTGCGGATGGCCTTCGACGCGGAGTGGCAGGAGGAGCGGGGCGACAACCACCTGCCGACCGGCCGCCGTATCGACCCGCTGCCCGGCCCGTGGGACGACTGCTTCGGGATGCCCGCGGGCGTCGACGTGAAGCTCACCTGGCCCGAGCAGCTGGAGCTGACCGTCCGGAGCCGGGACGAGTGGGTGGTGATCTACGACGAGCAGGCGGAGGCGGTCTGCGTCGAGCCGCAGTCCGGACCGCCGAACGGGCTGAACACCGCCCCCCGGCTCGTCACCCCGATCGAGCCCCTGGAGATCACGACGACCTGGAGCTGGGCGCGGCTCTGA
- the pyrE gene encoding orotate phosphoribosyltransferase, which yields MTDVRAELLQQIKDKAVVHGKVTLSSGLEADWYIDLRRITLDGKAAPLVGQVMLDATAELDYDCVGGLTLGADPVATSMLHASAARGKSLDAFVVRKAQKAHGMQRRIEGTDVKGRRCLVVEDTSTTGGSPLTAVEAVREAGGEVVAVAVIVERGAAPAIAEAGLPYVHVYSVADLDLA from the coding sequence ATGACTGACGTACGCGCTGAGCTGCTCCAGCAGATCAAGGACAAGGCCGTGGTGCACGGCAAGGTGACCCTCTCCTCGGGGCTGGAAGCCGACTGGTACATCGACCTGCGCCGGATCACGCTGGACGGCAAGGCCGCGCCGCTGGTCGGACAGGTGATGCTCGACGCCACCGCCGAGCTGGACTACGACTGCGTCGGCGGCCTGACGCTGGGCGCCGACCCGGTGGCCACCTCGATGCTGCACGCCTCGGCGGCCCGCGGGAAGAGCCTGGACGCGTTCGTCGTCCGCAAGGCCCAGAAGGCACACGGGATGCAGCGCCGTATCGAGGGCACGGACGTCAAGGGCCGTCGCTGCCTCGTTGTCGAGGACACCTCGACGACCGGTGGCTCGCCGCTCACCGCGGTCGAAGCGGTGCGCGAGGCGGGCGGTGAGGTCGTGGCCGTCGCCGTGATCGTGGAGCGCGGTGCCGCCCCGGCGATCGCCGAGGCGGGTCTCCCGTACGTCCACGTCTACTCCGTGGCGGATCTCGACCTGGCCTGA